TTTAAGATCAATTCCGGGAAATCATGTTAATCCTGTCAATTCCGCTCTTGGTGTTACTGTCTGACGGCCTGGCGGGGCGGCAACTGCTCGCCCTTGAATATCCAGACCTTGATCCCGATGCATCCGAAAGTGGTGTGCGAGGTGGCGGTGCCGTAGTCGATGTCGGCCCTTAAGGTGTGCAGGGGAACCCGGCCTTCGCGGTAGGTCTCGGTCCGGGCGATCTCGGCTCCGCCCAGGCGGCCGCCGCAGGAGATCTTGATCCCCTGGGCTCCCATCCTTAATGATCCCTGGACCGCCTTCTTCATGGCCCGGCGGAAGGAGATCCGCTGTTCCAGCTGGCGGGCGATGGAATCGGCCACCAGCATCGAATTGATCTCGGGAACCTTGACCTCGGCGATGTTCAGGTGCACTTCCTTCTGTCCGGTCAGCAGCTGGACCTCGGCCTTGAGCTTTTCGATGTCGGCTCCCTTGCGGCCGATCACGATCCCGGGGCGCGAAGTGTGGACGGTGATGGTGGCCCTTTTGGGGGTGCGCTCTATCTCGATCTTGGCCAGGCCGGCGTTGGCCAGCTTCTGCCGGATGTACTGGCGGATCTTCTGATCTTCTTCCAAAAGATCGGGAAAGTCTTTTTTGGCGAACCAGCGGGAATCCCAGGTCTTGATGATCCCCAGCCTTAACCCGATCGGATTTGT
The DNA window shown above is from bacterium and carries:
- the rpsC gene encoding 30S ribosomal protein S3 encodes the protein MGQKTNPIGLRLGIIKTWDSRWFAKKDFPDLLEEDQKIRQYIRQKLANAGLAKIEIERTPKRATITVHTSRPGIVIGRKGADIEKLKAEVQLLTGQKEVHLNIAEVKVPEINSMLVADSIARQLEQRISFRRAMKKAVQGSLRMGAQGIKISCGGRLGGAEIARTETYREGRVPLHTLRADIDYGTATSHTTFGCIGIKVWIFKGEQLPPRQAVRQ